In one Kluyveromyces marxianus DMKU3-1042 DNA, complete genome, chromosome 4 genomic region, the following are encoded:
- the MAD3 gene encoding Mad3p has translation MVPIHFDELEGHKENIVSLTGGRSASRLLKSMKKPLETSYDIRLSFEKRIHDTLDELDDPLEVFIEYINWIHDTYPSPTTRQSGLPEILERCIEYCKTIDTYKNDVRYVKIWLQYIEFFAIRPEEKKDMFVYMMRLKIGDKLTLFYESFAQLLINRDAFGNALDLVDRGIEKGARPLVRLKRFRMQIEKILQTRGLVGQDIQRNSIPFEIQGELVLGRYIMDVHQRNHRSINGNFDNNSISGNTSEERSHSSQRSAGTGKLQIFSDKNDVEQGSSNFKFDGDNFSIPSFTERNKENSIKPIPLKSGSVIAPLNQSNEYLPRDVDRIPIFRDDLGRTSPVYKIIEVPGRKPEKVQINFNLLYPTDNEEYCLEEVLAIAKNCYTKKKTSSLKHSLDETTTERTPPLKMKGLKPKSPEYQKVTTTSILPLKGDVEVNGMTGHSDGKSKSPTVTMFSKDAMNEVYSMFNQSYHETKLYSDHDDTTTGKFTMFENFQDDLSTKNLDDLTEVKQPSEKIGSLDSNNVTPAKDNDVESTTPAYKSKLQEYMTPIQERAESTFKSVISQEDDMTEESRRKSINSINTAESSPFLTQPQRLLDNSSRYQIVENPLSLQLRTELLASLNPPLATYPTYYEYSQQLKMSSLLKRIQKVSKNMNKNPIVDFKKTNDLYCIRRELGEGGYATVYLAESSTGQLNALKVEKPASVWEFYILKQIERRVPDENILKSIINVSALHCFQDESYLVLNYANQGTILDLVNWEREKNGGALDECLCMFITVELMRVLECIHDVGIIHGDIKPDNCMIRFQKVSHLGKYFANGENGWNSKGIYLIDFGRSFDLSLFPLGTKFKSNWKTDQQDCPEMRENRPWSYEADYYGLAGVIFCMLFGHYIETVKVQNDRYKLKSSLKRYWQQDIWGPLFDLLINSGNHGSTLKSDLRSYRERMELYLERDSGMKLRNIVLNLESDLEHLGK, from the coding sequence ATGGTTCCAATTCACTTCGATGAATTGGAAGGAcataaagaaaacataGTTTCGTTAACTGGAGGGAGGTCTGCCAGTAGGCTACTGAAATCTATGAAGAAACCATTGGAGACCTCTTACGACATAAGGCTTTCGTTTGAAAAGCGTATTCACGATACCCTGGATGAACTAGATGATCCATTAGAAGTATTTATAGAATACATTAATTGGATACATGACACATACCCTTCTCCTACTACTAGACAATCAGGACTACCCGAAATATTAGAAAGGTGTATTGAGTATTGTAAAACAATCGACACGTACAAAAACGATGTCAGATATGTGAAAATATGGCTACAGTATATCGAATTTTTTGCTATAAGGCCCGAGGAGAAAAAGGACATGTTTGTTTATATGATGAGGCTTAAGATTGGGGACAAATTGACTTTGTTCTATGAAAGTTTTGCTCAACTATTAATAAATAGAGACGCATTCGGAAATGCGCTCGATTTGGTAGATCGTGGTATAGAGAAAGGAGCAAGACCATTAGTACGACTTAAAAGGTTCAGGATGCAGATTGAAAAAATCCTGCAAACCCGTGGATTGGTAGGTCAAGATATACAAAGGAACTCTATACCTTTTGAGATTCAAGGTGAACTTGTGCTTGGTAGATATATAATGGATGTACATCAACGAAACCACAGGAGCATTAATGGAAACTTCGATAATAATAGCATTAGTGGAAATACCAGTGAAGAAAGGTCTCATAGCTCCCAAAGGTCAGCAGGTACCGGGAAACTGCAAATATTTTCAGATAAAAATGATGTTGAGCAAGGTTCCAGTAACTTTAAGTTTGATGGTGATAACTTCTCAATCCCCTCATTCACAGAACGGAATAAAGAGAATAGCATAAAGCCTATCCCCTTAAAGTCTGGTTCAGTTATAGCCCCACTAAACCAATCTAATGAATATCTGCCGAGAGATGTGGACAGAATCCCAATTTTCAGAGATGACCTCGGCAGAACTTCCCCAGTATACAAAATTATAGAAGTTCCCGGTAGGAAGCCAGAAAAAGTTCAAATAAACTTTAACCTATTGTATCCTACTGATAATGAAGAGTATtgtcttgaagaagttttaGCAATCGCTAAAAACTGTTataccaaaaagaaaacttcaaGTTTGAAACATAGTTTAGATGAGACTACTACGGAACGGACTCCACCTTTAAAGATGAAAGGattaaaaccaaaatctcCCGAATATCAGAAGGTTACAACTACATCAATACTACCATTGAAAGGAGATGTCGAAGTAAATGGAATGACTGGTCATTCTGATGGAAAGTCGAAATCTCCTACGGTTACGATGTTTTCAAAGGATGCTATGAACGAAGTGTACTCAATGTTCAATCAGAGTTATCATGAAACAAAATTATATTCTGATCATGATGATACAACAACAGGGAAGTTCACTATgtttgaaaattttcagGACGATCTCAGTACAAAGAACCTCGATGATTTGACCGAAGTGAAGCAACCATCAGAAAAAATTGGCTCATTGGATAGTAACAACGTTACCCCTGCAAAAGACAATGATGTAGAATCTACAACGCCAGCTTACAAGAGTAAGTTACAGGAATACATGACACCAATCCAAGAAAGAGCTGAATCAACATTTAAAAGCGTAATTTCTCAAGAGGACGATATGAcagaagaatcaagaaggaaaagtaTAAACTCAATTAATACAGCAGAATCATCTCCATTTCTTACTCAACCCCAAAGGCTACTAGATAACTCATCAAGATATCAGATAGTAGAGAATCCGTTAAGCTTACAACTTCGAACGGAATTATTAGCCTCTTTAAACCCACCATTAGCCACCTATCCGACATATTACGAGTATTCGCAGCAACTTAAAATGAGTTCTCTATTAAAGAGAATACAGAAAGTctcaaaaaatatgaacAAGAATCCAATAGTAGATTTTAAAAAGACAAATGATCTATACTGTATTAGACGAGAGTTAGGTGAAGGAGGTTATGCGACAGTCTATCTCGCTGAATCAAGTACCGGCCAATTGAATGCGTTGAAAGTAGAAAAACCTGCAAGTGTATGGGAATTTTATATACTAAAGCAGattgaaagaagagtaCCCGATGAGAATATACTAAAATCAATCATTAATGTCAGTGCTTTACATTGCTTTCAGGACGAAAGCTATCTTGTTTTAAATTATGCTAACCAAGGCACAATATTAGATCTTGTTAACTGggagagggaaaaaaatggtGGTGCTTTGGATGAATGTCTTTGTATGTTCATTACAGTCGAACTCATGAGAGTGCTAGAATGTATTCATGATGTGGGTATAATTCATGGTGATATAAAACCTGATAACTGTATGATCAGATTTCAGAAAGTGTCTCACTTGGGTAAATATTTTGCCAACGGAGAAAATGGATGGAATAGCAAGGGGATatatttgattgattttgGTAGATCGTTTGACTTATCTTTGTTCCCACTGGGTACGAAGTTCAAATCAAATTGGAAGACTGATCAACAAGATTGTCCAGAGATGAGAGAGAACCGCCCTTGGAGCTATGAAGCTGATTACTACGGTCTTGCTGGtgttattttttgtatGTTGTTTGGCCACTATATCGAAACAGTCAAAGTGCAAAACGATAGATACAAGCTTAAAAGTTCTCTCAAACGTTATTGGCAACAAGATATTTGGGGTCCATTATTCGATTTATTAATCAATAGTGGAAACCATGGAAGTACTCTTAAAAGCGATCTCAGATCATATAGGGAAAGAATGGAATTATACCTTGAGAGAGACTCAGGAATGAAATTACGAAATATCGTCTTGAATCTTGAATCTGATCTTGAACATCTCGGAAAATAA
- the VTC4 gene encoding Vtc4p, whose amino-acid sequence MVKFGEHLKRSLIREYSYYYISYDDLKAELEDSLESNNGVWSEELETQFLESLEVELDKVYTFCKVKHNEVLRRVKEAQEQVSVAFHSLDSNTPVTDLDFQILEEELSDIIADVHDLAKFSRLNYTGFQKIIKKHDKNTKFILKPVFQVRMNAKPFFKENYDELVVKISQLYDIVRTRGNPVKGDSAAGGKQQNFVRQTTKYWVHPDNITELKLIILKHLPVLVFNTNKEFEKEDSAITSIYYDNEDLDLYYGRLRKDEGAEAHRLRWYGGMGSDTIFVERKTHREDWTGEKSVKARFALKEKYVNDFLHGKYTVEQAFAKMRREGKKSIQEIESLEALATEIQYTMLKKKLRPVVRSFYNRTAFQLPGDARVRISLDTELTMVREDNFDGNDRTNGNWRRMDIGVDWPFNQLPEKDVCRFPYAVLEVKLQTQLGQEPPEWVRELVGSHLVEPVPKFSKFIHGVATLLNDKVNLIPFWLPQMDVDIRKPAIPTNINITRPGREDDEEFEDTEDEELAAPANSYDIEEAAGDVPVNRGAGQPTGVSSAPNYGAITENANVPSNSSENAAEILRKIRQASNPVTKYWYTLVYHIDHYLYGDQISKVPQGTVFDSYVSAPPGKTICVPVRVEPKVYFATERTLLSWVSVGLVLGGVSTSFLTYGTPTTMVASIGFFITALVTIWLSTYTYCKRVVNIRMKRPIDYEDKYGPPMICAFLMASILFTFFCNIV is encoded by the coding sequence ATGGTGAAATTTGGGGAGCATTTGAAGCGCTCTTTAATTCGGGAGTATAGCTACTATTATATAAGTTATGATGATTTGAAAGCTGAATTGGAGGATTCTTTGGAATCTAACAATGGTGTGTGGTCTGAGGAGCTTGAGACTCAGTTTTTGGAGTCGCTTGAGGTTGAATTAGATAAGGTTTACACTTTTTGCAAAGTGAAGCACAACGAAGTTTTGCGTCGAGTTAAGGAAGCACAGGAGCAGGTTTCTGTTGCCTTTCATTCTTTAGACAGCAACACACCAGTGACGGACTTGGATTTCCAAATTTTGGAGGAGGAATTGTCTGACATTATTGCTGATGTGCACGATTTGGCCAAGTTTTCAAGGTTGAATTACACTGGGTTTCAAAAGATCATCAAAAAGCACGATAAGAACACCAAGTTTATCTTGAAACCTGTGTTCCAGGTGAGAATGAATGCCAAgccatttttcaaagagaatTACGATGAATTGGTTGTGAAGATTTCGCAGCTTTATGACATTGTTAGAACTAGGGGTAACCCAGTTAAGGGTGACTCTGCTGCAGGTGGTAAGCAACAGAACTTTGTGAGACAAACTACAAAGTACTGGGTTCATCCAGATAATATCACTGAATTGAAGTTGATTATCTTGAAGCACTTGcctgttcttgttttcaacaccaataaagaatttgaaaaagaagatagTGCCATTACTTCTATCTATTACGATAACGAGGACTTGGATCTATATTACGGTCGTTTACGTAAGGATGAAGGCGCTGAAGCACATAGATTAAGATGGTATGGTGGCATGGGCTCTGATACAATCTTTGTGGAACGTAAGACCCATAGAGAAGACTGGACTGGTGAAAAATCGGTTAAGGCCCGTTTCGCTTTGAAGGAGAAGTACGTCAACGATTTCTTGCACGGGAAATACACCGTTGAACAAGCCTTCGCCAAGATGCGCCGCGAAGGTAAAAAATCAATCCAGGAAATAGAGAGTTTGGAAGCATTGGCTACAGAGATACAGTACACcatgttgaagaaaaaattgagACCAGTTGTTAGAAGTTTCTACAACAGAACTGCGTTCCAATTACCTGGTGATGCCCGTGTCCGTATCTCTTTAGATACTGAACTAACCATGGTTAGAGAGGATAACTTCGATGGTAATGATAGAACTAACGGTAATTGGAGGAGAATGGATATTGGTGTCGATTGGCCATTCAACCAATTACCAGAAAAGGATGTTTGTAGATTCCCTTATGCTGTGCTAGAAGTGAAGCTACAAACTCAATTGGGTCAAGAACCTCCTGAATGGGTTAGAGAGTTGGTTGGTTCCCACTTGGTTGAACCGGTTCCTAAGTTCTCCAAGTTCATTCATGGTGTAGCTACTTTGCTCAACGACAAGGTCAACTTGATTCCATTTTGGCTACCTCAGATGGACGTCGATATCAGAAAACCTGCAATCCCAACAAATATCAACATCACAAGACCTGGAAGagaagatgatgaggagTTCGAAGATACCGAGGATGAAGAGTTAGCAGCTCCAGCAAACTCCTACGATATTGAGGAGGCAGCCGGTGATGTTCCAGTTAATCGTGGTGCTGGCCAGCCAACAGGCGTATCTTCTGCTCCTAATTATGGTGCTATTACTGAAAATGCCAACGTGCCATCTAACTCATCTGAAAATGCCGCAGAAATTCTGCGTAAGATTAGACAAGCTTCTAATCCAGTAACTAAATATTGGTACACTTTGGTATACCATATCGACCACTACTTGTATGGTGACCAGATATCCAAGGTTCCTCAAGGTACAGTCTTTGATTCTTATGTGAGCGCTCCGCCAGGCAAAACGATCTGTGTGCCTGTACGTGTCGAGCCAAAAGTTTACTTTGCCACAGAAAGAACCTTGCTATCTTGGGTTTCAGTTGGTCTTGTCTTAGGAGGTGTTTCAACTAGTTTCTTAACGTATGGTACACCAACTACTATGGTGGCTTCTATCGGTTTCTTTATTACCGCCCTTGTCACCATCTGGTTGAGCACATACACATACTGCAAACGTGTAGTAAACATTAGAATGAAACGTCCTATCGACTACGAAGATAAGTATGGACCTCCAATGATTTGCGCCTTTTTAATGGCATCAATCTTGttcaccttcttctgcAACATTGTATGA
- the RPC17 gene encoding DNA-directed RNA polymerase III subunit RPC17 yields the protein MRILEERNAFMSDYEALQFLVSLQKEHRWTSDSRDRKNKHAKPYYHPELQMITRDTVRYLTQRSTPAPEEQEEQEDQEQEAQAEKPKPKPKSTLLHLTTQQFTELMQQLNHYPLYKAEKLQIVNQLPTNLVHLYSIVEECESRLDEGQVTSLLEAIERTCLIH from the coding sequence ATGCGGATactagaagaaagaaacgCTTTTATGAGCGACTACGAGGCTCTCCAATTCCTGGTATCTCTCCAGAAAGAGCATAGATGGACCTCCGATTCCAGAGAcaggaaaaacaaacatgCTAAACCATACTACCATCCAGAGCTACAGATGATAACAAGAGACACAGTAAGATATCTTACCCAGCGATCGACACCGGctccagaagaacaagaagaacaggaagatcaagaacaagaagcaCAAGcagaaaaaccaaaaccaaaaccaaaatcaacCCTCCTGCATCTCACCACCCAGCAGTTCACAGAACTCATGCAGCAGCTCAATCATTACCCACTATACAAGGCAGAAAAGTTGCAAATAGTCAACCAACTCCCCACAAACCTTGTCCATTTATACAGCATCGTCGAAGAGTGCGAATCCAGACTTGATGAAGGTCAGGTGACCTCGTTACTAGAGGCCATCGAACGCACGTGCCTCATacactga
- the CRH1 gene encoding transglycosylase, with translation MRYSCIASAIALSSSVAYAQEAACNPLKNSSCSPDPALGGSISVPFTEESSHFPRYAKAGNITYSDNGAEMTIAKRFDNPSVVSDFYLMFGKVQAIIKAAPGQGIISSFYLQSDDLDEIDIEWTGTDITQVQTNFFSKGVTGSYDRGQFHGVDDPQGKYHNYTIDWTKDQIDIYVDSALVRTITSDNGQGYPQSPMRIFIGNWAGGDPDNQPGTIEWAGGVTDYTKAPFSMFVKDLVAVDYSTGSEYSYSGTEGTSDSIEAKDGKVYGRYDDAVADFDKLVNGGTVADSEGSSSSSSSASESSTSSASSASATSSSKTTATTTTSSSSEKKTASSTSTSVSSSLSQNVTTTTVNATQITSKLTSSTSSLVSINNSISASRTSALNTSSTLVTSTLAADEKTETLSADTTTAAPLSSQSANATVSSTKSAASSSLKTSDTNGAAQTLPQLLAFIPAALLL, from the coding sequence ATGAGATATTCGTGCATCGCAAGTGCTATTGCCTTATCATCTTCTGTTGCATATGCCCAGGAGGCAGCATGTAATCCACTGAAGAACAGCTCATGTAGCCCAGATCCAGCTTTGGGAGGTTCTATATCGGTTCCATTCACCGAGGAATCATCGCATTTTCCAAGATATGCCAAGGCAGGTAATATTACTTATTCTGACAATGGTGCTGAGATGACTATTGCAAAGAGATTTGACAACCCAAGTGTGGTATCCGACTTCTACCTGATGTTCGGTAAGGTGCAAGCTATAATCAAGGCTGCTCCCGGACAAGGTATTATTTCTTCCTTCTACCTGCAGAGTgatgatttggatgaaatTGACATTGAATGGACTGGTACGGATATCACGCAAGTTCAAACAAATTTCTTCTCCAAGGGTGTTACCGGTTCTTACGACCGTGGTCAATTCCACGGTGTCGATGATCCACAAGGAAAGTACCACAACTACACTATTGACTGGACCAAGGACCAAATTGATATTTATGTTGATAGTGCTTTGGTGAGAACCATTACAAGCGATAACGGACAAGGCTACCCACAGTCTCCAATGCGTATCTTCATTGGTAACTGGGCTGGTGGTGATCCAGACAATCAACCTGGTACTATCGAGTGGGCCGGTGGTGTCACTGATTACACTAAAGCTCCGTTCAGCATGTTTGTGAAGGACTTGGTTGCCGTTGATTATTCTACCGGTTCTGAGTACTCATATTCAGGGACTGAAGGTACTTCGGATTCTATTGAAGCCAAGGATGGTAAGGTATACGGCAGATACGACGACGCAGTCGCAGACTTCGACAAACTCGTTAACGGAGGAACTGTAGCAGATTCTGAAggatcatcatcatcatcatcatctgctTCTGAATCTTCTACATCTTCTGCATCATCCGCGTCCGCTACCTCGTCCTCCAAGACGACTGCTACTACGactacttcttcttcttccgaAAAGAAGACTGCATCTAGCACTTCAACCTCAGTATCGTCTTCTTTATCACAAAATGTCACCACAACTACTGTGAACGCAACCCAGATCACATCAAAGCTAACTTCCAGCACAAGTTCGCTCGTCTCAATCAATAACAGCATTAGTGCATCTAGAACCAGCGCTCTTAATACTTCGAGCACCTTGGTCACTTCAACTCTTGCTGCAGACGAAAAGACTGAAACACTTTCTGCTGACACAACCACTGCTGCTCCACTGTCCTCTCAAAGTGCAAACGCAACAGTGTCATCAACCAAGTCCGCAGCTTCCAGTTCACTCAAAACGTCGGACACCAACGGCGCTGCACAAACTCTTCCTCAACTCCTTGCATTCATCCCAGCAGCGCTACTCTTATAA
- the APS1 gene encoding Aps1p: protein MSQIKYMLLASRQGKTRLIRWFQTLDPKQKTQILREVTTTVLSRKSKMCNILEYQDHKVVYKRYASLYFIAGIDSESDNELLTLEIIHRFVETMDKYFGNVCELDIIFNFSKAYSILDEMIMCDGSIIETSKEEVIHAVASMDAIESNDDLDRVLS, encoded by the coding sequence ATGTCGCAGATAAAGTATATGCTTTTAGCTTCTAGACAGGGGAAGACAAGATTGATCAGATGGTTTCAAACATTAGATCCAAAACAGAAGACACAAATACTAAGGGAAGTGACAACAACTGTACTTTCCAGAAAATCGAAAATGTGCAATATTCTGGAGTATCAAGACCATAAAGTTGTCTACAAAAGGTATGCTAGTTTATACTTCATTGCAGGTATAGATTCAGAATCAGATAATGAGCTTTTGACTTTAGAGATCATACATAGATTCGTGGAAACTATGGATAAATACTTTGGGAATGTCTGTGAATTGGACATCATATTCAACTTCAGTAAGGCGTACAGTATATTGGATGAAATGATAATGTGTGATGGATCAATAATAGAAACAAGTAAAGAGGAAGTTATTCATGCAGTTGCCTCAATGGATGCAATTGAATCAAATGATGACCTTGATAGAGTTTTAAGCTGA
- the DPH5 gene encoding diphthine synthase gives MLYFIGLGLSYETDITVRGLNAIKQCSRVYLEHYTSILMTASLEELEEFYGKKVILADRELVESGAEEILRDADKEDVAFLVVGDVFGATTHTDLVLRAKQRKITVEVIHNASVMNAVGSCGLQLYNFGQTISMVFFTDSWRPDSWYDKVWENRKIGLHTLVLLDIKVKEQSIENMARGRLIYEPPRYMSIAQCCEQLLEIEETRGTKAYTPDTPCVAISRLGSATQSFKAGTIKELAEYDSGEPLHSLVILGRQTHELEIEYLLEFCDDKEKFKEDVLKDQEYFKPAPWVPPEEDLEE, from the coding sequence ATGCTATATTTTATTGGGTTGGGTCTCTCTTACGAGACAGACATAACTGTTAGAGGTCTAAATGCTATCAAACAATGTTCTAGAGTTTATTTGGAGCATTATACATCCATTTTGATGACAGCATCACtagaagaacttgaagaattctACGGTAAGAAAGTTATTCTTGCTGATAGGGAACTCGTTGAATCAGGTGCTGAAGAAATCTTACGTGATGCAGACAAAGAGGATGTTGCATTTTTGGTTGTAGGTGATGTTTTTGGTGCAACCACCCACACGGACCTTGTTCTACGTGCtaagcaaagaaagatcaCAGTTGAAGTTATACATAATGCATCTGTTATGAACGCTGTTGGATCATGCGGTCTACAGCTATATAACTTTGGTCAAACTATTTCCATGGTGTTCTTCACCGATAGTTGGAGACCCGATTCCTGGTATGATAAGGTGTGGGAAAACAGAAAGATTGGATTACATACCCTAGTTTTGTTGGATATCAAAGTTAAGGAGCAAAGCATAGAAAATATGGCTCGTGGTAGGCTAATTTATGAGCCACCAAGATACATGAGTATTGCTCAGTGTTGTGAGCAGTTGttggaaattgaagaaacaagaggAACCAAGGCTTACACTCCAGACACTCCATGTGTTGCCATTTCGAGATTAGGGTCCGCAACTCAATCCTTTAAGGCAGGAACAATCAAGGAATTAGCAGAGTATGACTCTGGAGAGCCATTGCATTCTTTAGTGATCCTAGGTAGACAAACACACGAATTGGAAATTGAATACTTACTCGAATTCTGCGATGATAAAGAGAAGTTCAAGGAAGATGTCTTGAAAGACCAAGAATACTTCAAGCCAGCACCATGGGTGCCACCGGAAGAAGACCTGGAAGAGTAG